A DNA window from Archocentrus centrarchus isolate MPI-CPG fArcCen1 chromosome 15, fArcCen1, whole genome shotgun sequence contains the following coding sequences:
- the hps6 gene encoding Hermansky-Pudlak syndrome 6 protein homolog — protein sequence MARLVLEQLSDFGDFSDGKELTEILSLNNSEQINTVRLSPDGRHIHVILRKPKVSLVTFDKYERPQLALNLTKLDLYVTVPIVDIIYLEHRGSSSGAAVVAVVYENGKAEFWKFQECKTGWHLLQTSQLCNSPRAIVVSVCACSNLIIWCEERPPSESSPALSATRNKLRYCVCRRDFEVKETAVNLGGVKIALHNNPDFAVISSGEYVHLLPDLKAKPLLNISKFFLSWSPRHDTFTVSTTCKNTPLKKLSAKEADFMTLVIDCLGYLSPLEPPDIYSISPTACGGLLLLLSTGWLCLLQKDGVLRQVYKLEDNCLVDYSIRTSLCIYEDTLALLMGQNLHLIDLNCGRELEKIVLKSEGLLYANRADTCTPHLLSETGLFVVVSREMDSRDFNFRTKPPGSSAVENIDPGALLVEAVFEEACKYYQQRSLSSTPLTVDSLKKGGRFQAPISLASILFSYLSTGLKQKGVQLFQNGGGGCIAGQDKLMGSLEAELKALVSLEELKGSLVKGSVKEVEALCESLVEMEVLRLLSCSELDKEALLYLNSIFSIFPRQAWNAAHAALQLHYNGEGLLSSKAPPDVWKTVLSAGLTSSPIASLSFTNGGPKHNHSLKGDYFTNCKAKSTSTSSAALPVFELLCRSVFNFQPSWLPRFLELAQKQQGSTGLGLSLASSWSFSSGKGDCTEGNVPLYKRALFLLSSLSPDRDQQQDLEVELLLVSGRPNAILQALRILMSKRQWERVTQVAHKFCKQSPLLNKEIFTTLLCEVAHHRDLDPYLDLLWTLCPEDFTVTTILNLVLRNLPSPRTSSHYSSFPMSNSTSSTPAPFTDPHSSQLTVGLLKPLLRKVLQRETKPSQRYVDILQSPLFPPPALPRQPTDQASAVTDPSADSAVCNNYPPPLLAETPEQQSCTQTTI from the coding sequence ATGGCGCGGTTGGTGTTGGAGCAGCTGTCAGATTTCGGGGACTTTTCTGACGGTAAAGAGCTGACAGAGATCCTCAGTCTGAATAACAGCGAGCAGATAAACACTGTTCGCCTGAGCCCAGATGGACGTCACATCCATGTCATCCTCCGCAAGCCTAAGGTCAGTCTTGTGACTTTTGACAAGTATGAACGACCCCAGCTGGCCCTAAACCTGACGAAACTGGATTTGTATGTAACCGTGCCCATCGTGGATATTATCTATCTGGAGCATCGTGGTAGCAGCAGTGGTGCAGCAGTTGTGGCAGTGGTTTATGAAAATGGAAAAGCTGAGTTTTGGAAATTCCAGGAGTGCAAGACTGGCTGGCATCTcctgcaaacatcacagttGTGCAACAGTCCAAGGGCCATAGTGGTGTCGGTCTGTGCTTGCTCTAATCTTATCATATGGTGTGAGGAACGGCCACCGTCAGAAAGCTCCCCTGCCCTCAGCGCCACGAGGAATAAATTAAGATACTGTGTTTGCAGACGTGACTTTGAGGTGAAAGAGACTGCTGTCAACTTAGGAGGGGTGAAAATCGCCCTCCACAATAATCCTGACTTTGCTGTGATCAGCTCTGGGGAATACGTGCACCTTCTTCCTGACTTGAAGGCGAAGCCGCTGCTGAACATCTCCAAATTCTTCCTCTCCTGGTCCCCTCGCCATGACACCTTCACAGTCAGCACCACATGTAAAAACACCCCCCTAAAAAAGCTGTCAGCTAAAGAGGCTGACTTTATGACACTGGTAATCGATTGTTTAGGATATTTATCTCCTCTTGAACCTCCTGACATCTACAGCATCTCTCCCACAGCCTGTGGAGGcctgctcctgctgctcagCACAGGCTGGCTCTGTCTCCTGCAAAAAGACGGGGTCCTGCGGCAGGTATACAAACTAGAAGACAACTGTTTGGTAGATTACAGCATTCGAACCAGCCTGTGTATATATGAGGACACCCTTGCACTACTTATGGGCCAAAACCTGCATCTGATAGATTTGAACTGTGGCAGAGAGCTGGAAAAGATTGTATTGAAGAGTGAAGGATTATTATATGCAAACAGGGCGGACACATGTACACCTCACCTGCTCTCAGAAACTGGACTCTTTGTAGTGGTGAGCAGGGAGATGGACTCCAGAGACTTCAACTTCAGAACAAAGCCTCCTGGTTCCAGCGCAGTGGAGAATATTGATCCTGGAGCCCTTCTGGTAGAAGCTGTCTTTGAAGAGGCCTGTAAATACTACCAGCAGAGAAGCCTGAGcagcaccccactcactgtggACTCACTGAAGAAAGGGGGGAGATTCCAGGCTCCCATCTCTTTAGCCTCCATCCTCTTCAGCTACCTCAGCACAGGGTTGAAGCAAAAAGGAGTACAGCTGTTCCAAAATGGAGGAGGTGGATGTATCGCAGGGCAAGACAAGCTAATGGGTTCTCTTGAGGCCGAGCTCAAGGCTCTGGTTTCGCTGGAGGAGCTGAAGGGGAGTTTAGTGAAGGGAAGTGTTAAAGAGGTGGAGGCGCTGTGTGAGAGTTTAGTTGAGATGGAAGTATTGAGGCTGCTGTCATGTTCTGAGCTGGATAAAGAGGCTCTGCTGTACCTCaactccatcttcagcatctttCCCCGACAGGCGTGGAATGCGGCGCACGCTGCTCTGCAGCTACACTACAACGGTGAGGGATTGCTCTCCAGCAAGGCCCCCCCAGATGTGTGGAAAACTGTCCTCAGTGCTGGTCTGACATCCAGCCCCAtagcctccctctcattcaccaACGGGGGACCAAAACACAATCACAGCCTTAAAGGAGATTACTTCACTAACTgcaaagccaaatctacaagcACCTCCTCAGCTGCCTTGCCTGTGTTTGAGCTCCTCTGCCGGTCGGTTTTTAACTTCCAGCCCAGCTGGCTGCCCAGGTTCCTCGAGCTCGCCCAGAAGCAGCAAGGCTCGACAGGGCTGGGCCTGAGCCTGGCGTCATCTTGGAGCTTTTCTAGCGGGAAAGGGGATTGCACAGAAGGCAACGTGCCACTCTATAAGCGAGCACTGTTCCTCTTGTCCAGCTTAAGCCCAGACAGAGACCAGCAACAGGACCTAgaggtggagctgctgctcGTGAGTGGGCGACCTAACGCCATCCTGCAGGCTCTGCGGATCCTCATGAGCAAGCGGCAGTGGGAGCGGGTCACCCAGGTGGCCCACAAGTTCTGTAAACAGAGTCCGCTGCTCAACAAGGAGATATTCACTACTTTGCTGTGTGAGGTGGCCCATCACAGAGACCTGGATCCCTACCTGGACCTGCTGTGGACCCTGTGCCCCGAGGACTTCACTGTCACCACTATTTTGAACTTGGTTCTGAGAAACCTCCCCTCTCCCCGCACTTCATCACACTACTCTTCTTTCCCCATGTCCAATTCAACCTCTTCTACTCCTGCTCCTTTCACAGACCCCCACAGCAGCCAGTTGACTGTCGGGCTGTTGAAACCCCTGCTGAGAAAAGTGCTGCAGAGGGAGACCAAGCCTAGCCAGCGCTATGTGGACATCCTCCAGTCACCATTATTCCCCCCTCCAGCATTGCCTCGCCAGCCCACTGATCAGGCCAGCGCTGTCACAGACCCCAGTGCAGACTCAGCTGTGTGTAACAACTATCCCCCACCTCTTCTTGCAGAAACGCCTGAACAGCAGTCCTGCACACAAACAACTATTTAA